In a single window of the Flavobacteriales bacterium genome:
- a CDS encoding tryptophan 2,3-dioxygenase, with translation MNNELLQEQLEKLKDKYEAMGQDMNAYLDGLLLSNYLPYWEYTSVDTLMTLQKPRTDFPDELVFIIYHQITELYFRLALHEYEQIAYNGRNVLPNGEDKGWRETMEPGFFKDRVRRINAYFNALTNSYGVMEHGMEKEQFLRFRMALLPASGFQSAQYRKIEICSTAMNNLVHVDHRHKFTETASDEEGIREMFEYIYWKAGATELETGKKTLTLKQFENKYSEDLICLAVKYADRNLWAKYSALPEAEKKDEGLIEEMKKLDQNVNVNWPLQHYKTAARYLLRDEEGVPATGGTNWQKYLPPRFMKRIFFPELWTAEEKDNWGKAWVEDLVKNK, from the coding sequence ATGAACAACGAGCTTCTTCAAGAACAGCTGGAAAAACTGAAAGACAAGTACGAGGCCATGGGGCAGGATATGAATGCCTATCTCGATGGCTTGCTGCTGTCCAATTATCTGCCTTATTGGGAGTACACGAGTGTGGATACGTTGATGACGCTGCAAAAGCCACGCACTGATTTTCCGGACGAGTTGGTGTTCATCATCTACCATCAGATAACCGAACTCTACTTCAGATTGGCGCTGCACGAGTATGAGCAGATCGCGTACAATGGAAGAAATGTGCTTCCGAACGGGGAGGACAAAGGCTGGCGCGAGACGATGGAACCGGGTTTCTTCAAGGATCGCGTCCGCAGGATCAATGCCTATTTCAATGCGCTGACCAACAGTTATGGTGTGATGGAACATGGCATGGAAAAGGAGCAGTTTCTCCGATTCCGAATGGCGCTGTTGCCAGCCAGTGGTTTTCAGAGTGCACAATACCGGAAGATTGAGATATGTTCCACGGCCATGAACAATCTGGTACACGTTGATCATCGCCACAAATTCACAGAAACCGCTTCGGATGAGGAGGGAATACGTGAGATGTTCGAGTATATCTACTGGAAGGCCGGTGCCACCGAACTGGAAACAGGGAAGAAAACGCTAACGCTGAAGCAGTTTGAGAACAAGTATTCTGAAGATCTGATCTGCTTGGCGGTGAAGTATGCCGACAGAAATCTTTGGGCCAAGTATTCGGCCCTGCCGGAAGCTGAAAAAAAGGACGAAGGACTCATTGAGGAGATGAAGAAACTCGACCAGAACGTGAATGTGAACTGGCCGTTGCAGCATTATAAAACGGCAGCGCGTTATCTGCTTCGCGATGAAGAAGGTGTTCCCGCCACGGGCGGCACCAACTGGCAGAAGTACCTGCCACCGCGTTTTATGAAGCGCATCTTCTTCCCAGAACTGTGGACAGCAGAGGAAAAAGACAATTGGGGAAAGGCCTGGGTGGAAGACCTTGTGAAAAACAAGTGA
- a CDS encoding NAD(P)-binding protein yields MAEKQIIIGAGLVGSLHAVYLAKRGVKVEMFERRPDMRTVDISAGRSINLAISHRGLKALDRVGLKEKVLEMVIPMPGRMIHDVEGNTNFQPYGKDGQHINSVSRGGLNALLMTEAEKAGVKINFNQRCIKMDLDAGQATFRNEVSGEVCEVTADHIYGTDGAFSEVRHAMMMTDRFDYSQTYLKHGYKELSIPPAENGGFRLEKNALHIWPRGGFMLIALPNLDGSFTVTLFLSFEGKYAFENLKTEQQVLDFFNEVFPDAVQHMPTLVEDFFGNPTSSLCTVRCFPWRYKDKALIFGDASHAIVPFYGQGMVSGFEDCYVFDQLADEHWNDKETLFDKFQYSRKPDDDAIADLALRNFVEMRDLVADPQFLLRKKIEKKLSTKHPNKWTPLYEMVTFSEMRYSEALSRGKEQDKIMEEILSWEGIAENWETETVFKKIEELATK; encoded by the coding sequence ATGGCAGAGAAACAGATCATTATCGGTGCAGGACTTGTGGGTTCGCTGCACGCGGTTTATTTGGCAAAGCGGGGCGTGAAAGTGGAAATGTTTGAGCGCAGACCCGACATGCGCACGGTCGATATCAGCGCAGGCCGCTCCATCAACTTGGCCATTTCGCACCGAGGATTGAAAGCGCTGGACCGCGTTGGTCTGAAAGAAAAAGTGTTGGAAATGGTGATTCCGATGCCTGGCCGAATGATCCATGACGTGGAGGGCAACACCAATTTTCAGCCTTACGGCAAAGATGGCCAGCACATCAATTCTGTTTCGCGGGGCGGATTGAACGCCTTGCTGATGACTGAAGCAGAAAAAGCGGGCGTGAAGATCAACTTCAACCAACGCTGCATCAAAATGGATCTGGATGCTGGTCAAGCAACGTTCCGAAATGAGGTTTCGGGTGAGGTTTGTGAAGTAACGGCCGATCATATTTATGGTACGGATGGCGCCTTCAGCGAAGTGCGCCACGCCATGATGATGACTGACCGTTTCGATTATTCACAGACCTATTTGAAGCACGGCTACAAGGAACTTTCCATTCCGCCAGCGGAAAATGGCGGTTTCCGATTGGAGAAAAATGCACTGCACATTTGGCCGCGTGGCGGATTCATGCTCATTGCACTGCCGAATCTGGATGGAAGTTTCACGGTCACACTTTTCCTTTCATTTGAAGGGAAATACGCCTTTGAAAACCTGAAAACCGAACAGCAGGTGCTGGATTTCTTCAACGAGGTTTTTCCAGATGCGGTGCAGCACATGCCCACTTTGGTGGAAGATTTCTTCGGCAACCCGACCTCTTCGCTTTGTACGGTTCGCTGCTTCCCTTGGCGATACAAGGACAAGGCACTCATTTTCGGAGATGCCTCACACGCCATTGTTCCATTTTACGGGCAAGGAATGGTCTCTGGGTTTGAGGATTGCTACGTGTTCGATCAATTGGCCGATGAACATTGGAACGACAAGGAAACGCTGTTCGACAAGTTCCAATATTCGCGTAAACCGGATGATGATGCCATTGCCGACCTCGCGCTACGCAACTTCGTGGAAATGCGCGACCTCGTGGCCGATCCGCAGTTCCTGCTCCGCAAGAAGATCGAGAAGAAACTCAGCACCAAGCATCCCAACAAGTGGACACCTCTTTATGAAATGGTGACCTTTTCGGAGATGCGCTATTCCGAGGCGCTCTCGCGCGGCAAGGAGCAGGACAAGATCATGGAAGAGATTCTTTCTTGGGAAGGAATTGCGGAGAATTGGGAGACTGAAACAGTTTTCAAAAAGATAGAGGAACTGGCAACCAAATGA